One window from the genome of Candidatus Zymogenus saltonus encodes:
- a CDS encoding PAS domain S-box protein, which yields MEALEKLKEENFQLKKKIEDLTRELDKHIISKREKETILQAVEDSLGGIAIIDRDWKLKYVNSAVVKMWNYDYGGEMIGRDFVEFFTERSEEDLNTAIEDISENGYWQGELIGRRKDGSTFFVLMSQSAVKDEGRDVSAIVASCIETTEYKKALRDVVESEMRYRITMDHLGDIIFVLNTNLDIVLVNSVMVDWYRDLGLKRKKMIGKNVFDLLPFLPDKIREECRAVFDTGQTIVREDEFSIEGNRYIMDMRIIPIIDGGEVNRIVTVMRDITVKKVVEEEFLRSEEKYRLIADNVPVGIFIHVNGEIIYCGREGAHLLGYDEPEELVGRNVIEFIHEDSRELTIERASRRAKGEDVPSGYEIKMIKKNGEVIPILIYGNTLEYLGENAIQGVIIDISERKKVEEEREKLLVQLKDSEERYRTLIETSNDVICVVKYDKIAFFNKRLPDMLGFTEDEIKRMNFVNFIHPDDIEMVRDMHLRRMRGEGVPSTYEFRGVKRNGDVIPVEINVATIEWEGGPAALCFIRNIKERKEAEEALRESEGKWRNLFENSIDSVFTVDVKGNFTSANPAMEALTGYKIDELIGRSFKELLIPEEVDKVLETYNILYRAGMPVKDFVLTAVRKDGEKRLVEGNSNVIKKGEDIIGFQGTFGDITEKRKTEEALVESEKKYRDLVENIDDMIYIADGEGKFKFYNKALVEFAGYTEEDFVGKNFKDLITPESYEYAAEIFKRQLRGEDVGTFEFQFIDNKGNLKVSEMRERLIWEGDRIIEVHGIGRDITERRMAEEMIRESEEKFRNMFESSKDVIYLTNIEGEFLDINPAAEEIFGYGIEELKDRNVKDLYKNKKDRDNFQREIQEKGFVKDYSIVFKKKDGTALDCLLTSTLRRGKDGSIVGYQGIIRDITERKQLEEQLLRAQKMKAIGTLAGGMAHNFNNILVGIMGYSEYLLGKRKEGDPDYKALKTIHESTVKASELTRQLLNIARGGDYKRVKVNMNSVVKRVIPLVTGTIDKTIEVVVNLEKKLCTAEGDVGQLEQCLLNLCINSRDAMPGGGKIIIETNNQIVDEHFVKTHLDAKVGNYVVLSVTDTGTGIAPDIIDHIFEPFFTTKKHAGGSGMGLATVYGIVKNLQGIITVYSEVGEGTTFRLYFPAIEEEVEENDLTYEDASLGGDETILLVDDEKVVRDMWGEILNELGYEVIISEGGKEVIDIIEEKGKEIDLIILDVVMPDMGGGEILEKVKEMEPDIRVLLSSGYSENGQVGDIIKAGADGFIQKPVSILNLTKKIREIFNHGD from the coding sequence ATGGAAGCGCTCGAAAAACTGAAGGAAGAAAACTTCCAGCTCAAAAAAAAGATAGAAGACCTGACAAGGGAGCTTGATAAACACATAATATCCAAGAGGGAGAAGGAGACGATCCTTCAGGCGGTGGAGGATTCCCTCGGGGGAATTGCGATAATCGATAGGGACTGGAAGTTGAAGTATGTCAATTCCGCCGTGGTTAAAATGTGGAATTATGATTACGGTGGAGAAATGATAGGGAGGGATTTTGTTGAGTTTTTCACCGAAAGGAGTGAAGAGGACTTGAATACGGCCATTGAGGACATTTCGGAGAATGGTTATTGGCAGGGGGAGCTTATTGGGAGGAGGAAGGATGGATCGACGTTTTTCGTCTTGATGTCACAGTCCGCGGTAAAAGATGAGGGGAGAGATGTATCGGCCATCGTTGCATCATGTATCGAAACCACCGAATATAAAAAGGCTTTGAGGGACGTCGTAGAGTCTGAGATGCGCTACCGGATAACCATGGATCACCTGGGCGACATCATATTTGTTCTTAATACAAATTTAGATATAGTCCTTGTAAACAGTGTTATGGTTGATTGGTACAGAGATCTTGGATTGAAAAGAAAAAAGATGATAGGTAAAAACGTCTTTGATCTCCTTCCATTTCTGCCCGATAAGATAAGGGAAGAATGCAGGGCCGTCTTTGATACCGGCCAGACCATCGTTAGAGAGGATGAATTTTCTATTGAGGGAAATAGATATATAATGGATATGAGGATTATTCCCATCATAGATGGCGGGGAGGTAAATCGTATTGTCACTGTGATGAGGGATATAACGGTCAAAAAGGTAGTGGAGGAAGAGTTCCTCAGGTCTGAGGAGAAGTACAGACTGATCGCCGACAACGTCCCCGTGGGGATTTTTATTCATGTCAACGGGGAGATTATATATTGCGGAAGGGAGGGCGCCCACCTTCTCGGATACGATGAGCCGGAAGAGCTTGTGGGGAGAAACGTCATAGAGTTCATTCATGAAGACAGCAGGGAGCTGACGATAGAGCGGGCGAGCCGGAGGGCCAAGGGGGAGGATGTGCCGTCGGGCTACGAAATCAAGATGATCAAAAAGAACGGCGAGGTCATTCCTATATTAATCTACGGTAATACCCTGGAATATCTGGGAGAGAACGCCATTCAGGGCGTCATCATCGACATAAGCGAAAGAAAAAAGGTCGAGGAGGAGCGGGAGAAGCTCCTTGTTCAACTTAAGGATTCGGAGGAGAGATATAGGACCTTAATCGAGACGTCCAATGATGTAATATGCGTCGTCAAGTATGACAAAATCGCGTTTTTCAACAAGAGACTCCCGGACATGTTGGGATTTACCGAGGATGAGATAAAAAGGATGAACTTTGTAAATTTTATTCATCCCGACGATATTGAGATGGTTAGAGATATGCACCTGAGGAGAATGAGGGGCGAGGGTGTGCCGTCTACTTATGAATTTCGGGGAGTCAAGAGAAACGGTGATGTTATCCCCGTTGAGATCAACGTGGCAACGATCGAGTGGGAGGGGGGACCGGCGGCCCTCTGCTTTATAAGGAATATCAAGGAGCGCAAGGAGGCCGAAGAGGCGCTCCGTGAATCGGAGGGAAAGTGGAGAAACCTCTTTGAGAACTCCATAGATTCCGTTTTTACCGTTGATGTCAAGGGAAACTTTACCTCGGCGAATCCGGCGATGGAAGCCCTTACCGGCTACAAAATCGATGAGCTGATAGGGAGAAGCTTCAAGGAGTTGTTGATCCCGGAAGAAGTGGATAAGGTTCTGGAGACGTACAATATTCTTTATCGCGCGGGTATGCCCGTAAAGGATTTCGTTCTCACCGCCGTCAGGAAAGACGGGGAGAAACGGTTGGTTGAGGGGAATTCCAACGTGATAAAAAAGGGTGAAGATATAATCGGTTTTCAGGGGACTTTTGGTGATATCACGGAAAAAAGGAAGACCGAAGAGGCCTTGGTGGAGTCGGAGAAAAAATACAGGGATCTCGTGGAAAACATAGATGATATGATTTATATAGCGGATGGAGAAGGTAAATTTAAGTTTTATAACAAGGCACTCGTTGAATTTGCAGGCTATACCGAGGAGGACTTTGTGGGCAAGAATTTCAAGGATCTCATTACCCCTGAATCTTATGAATATGCCGCAGAGATATTTAAAAGACAGCTTCGAGGTGAAGACGTGGGAACCTTCGAGTTTCAGTTTATAGACAACAAAGGCAATTTGAAGGTCTCCGAAATGCGAGAGAGGTTGATATGGGAGGGTGACAGGATAATAGAGGTTCATGGAATAGGGAGGGATATTACCGAGAGGAGAATGGCCGAAGAGATGATCAGGGAGTCGGAAGAAAAGTTCAGAAATATGTTTGAATCCTCCAAGGATGTCATTTACCTTACCAATATCGAGGGAGAGTTTTTGGACATCAATCCTGCGGCCGAGGAGATTTTTGGATACGGTATCGAAGAGCTTAAGGATAGGAATGTAAAGGATCTTTACAAGAACAAGAAGGATAGGGACAACTTCCAGAGAGAAATTCAAGAAAAGGGATTTGTAAAGGACTACAGCATAGTGTTTAAGAAAAAGGACGGAACAGCGTTAGATTGTCTCTTGACATCGACCTTGAGAAGGGGCAAGGATGGGAGTATCGTCGGATATCAGGGAATTATCAGGGACATTACGGAGAGAAAACAGCTGGAGGAGCAGCTCCTCAGGGCGCAGAAGATGAAGGCGATCGGCACCCTTGCGGGCGGGATGGCGCATAACTTCAACAACATACTCGTGGGAATCATGGGTTATTCGGAATATCTGCTGGGAAAGAGAAAAGAGGGTGATCCAGACTATAAGGCCCTAAAGACCATTCATGAAAGCACGGTGAAGGCGTCGGAGTTGACGCGTCAGCTGCTGAATATCGCCCGGGGCGGAGACTACAAACGGGTCAAGGTAAATATGAACTCCGTGGTCAAGAGGGTAATCCCCCTTGTGACTGGAACGATTGACAAGACGATAGAGGTGGTAGTCAATCTTGAAAAGAAACTCTGTACGGCGGAAGGCGATGTTGGACAGCTTGAGCAATGCCTCCTGAATCTGTGTATAAACTCCAGGGACGCCATGCCCGGAGGAGGCAAGATCATAATCGAGACGAATAATCAGATCGTCGACGAACATTTCGTCAAAACCCACCTTGACGCCAAGGTCGGGAATTACGTTGTGCTGTCGGTAACGGACACCGGAACCGGAATAGCCCCGGACATCATAGATCACATCTTCGAGCCTTTCTTTACGACGAAAAAACATGCCGGGGGATCAGGGATGGGACTCGCAACGGTTTACGGCATCGTGAAAAACCTCCAGGGGATTATCACCGTGTACAGTGAGGTGGGAGAAGGAACTACCTTTCGGCTCTATTTCCCCGCCATCGAAGAAGAGGTTGAAGAGAACGACTTGACTTATGAAGATGCATCTTTGGGGGGGGATGAGACAATACTCCTTGTGGATGACGAGAAGGTCGTAAGAGATATGTGGGGAGAAATACTAAATGAGCTCGGGTATGAGGTCATTATCTCCGAGGGGGGCAAAGAGGTGATAGATATAATCGAGGAGAAAGGAAAGGAGATCGACCTGATTATCCTCGATGTAGTCATGCCGGACATGGGCGGCGGGGAGATATTGGAAAAGGTCAAGGAGATGGAGCCCGACATAAGGGTCCTTCTGTCTTCCGGTTACAGCGAAAACGGACAGGTCGGCGATATAATCAAGGCCGGCGCCGACGGTTTCATTCAGAAACCGGTCTCCATACTGAACCTGACTAAAAAGATCAGGGAGATTTTTAATCATGGAGATTGA
- a CDS encoding PLP-dependent transferase, translating to MVENSDKKLRFDTLCVHSGEGTDTDSKAIRRPIHMANSYELPTDVEEIMKVLDWDNLDKFNYTREHSVTPRHLEEKLAELEGGEDCVVSASGMGAISAVLWTLLNAGDHIVASEVCYTGTQKLLGFHLKRFGVDVSLVDTMDTEEVRAAVRKDTKVVYIETPGNPIVSISDIEEIAKIAHSVGALLVVDSTWSGLVNQKPLVLGADVVIHSATKYINGHGDSLAGAVIGKKSFLKEVREAGIVHLGACISPFNAWLVLRGSVTLPLRMKKHSDNAMKVAKFLQSHEKVNIVRYPGLESHPQHELAKKQMTGFSGMLNFNLKCELMENFDFLSRLKIITHAVSLGHDQSLIFFLPTFFFFEDMVVFNNAQKEKYTKLMGDGIYRLSVGIEDADDLIDDLKQALEGV from the coding sequence GTGGTTGAAAATTCAGACAAAAAGCTGCGATTCGACACTCTATGTGTACACTCGGGGGAGGGCACGGACACCGATTCAAAGGCGATCCGGCGTCCAATACACATGGCAAACTCGTATGAATTGCCCACGGACGTGGAGGAGATCATGAAGGTGTTGGATTGGGACAACCTCGACAAATTCAACTACACCCGCGAGCACAGCGTCACCCCCCGTCATCTCGAGGAGAAGCTGGCCGAGCTGGAGGGGGGAGAGGACTGCGTGGTGTCCGCCAGCGGGATGGGGGCGATCTCCGCCGTCTTGTGGACTCTACTGAACGCCGGGGATCACATCGTGGCTTCGGAGGTGTGTTACACCGGGACGCAGAAGCTCCTGGGCTTTCACCTCAAACGCTTCGGCGTGGACGTGAGCCTCGTGGACACTATGGATACCGAAGAGGTCAGGGCGGCGGTCAGGAAAGACACAAAGGTGGTCTACATCGAGACCCCCGGAAACCCAATAGTATCGATCAGCGACATCGAAGAGATCGCCAAAATCGCCCATTCGGTCGGCGCACTCCTCGTTGTCGACAGCACATGGTCGGGGCTGGTCAACCAAAAACCGTTGGTGCTTGGGGCCGATGTAGTGATCCACAGCGCAACCAAATATATCAACGGCCACGGCGACTCCCTGGCCGGCGCCGTAATAGGGAAAAAATCCTTTCTTAAGGAGGTTAGGGAGGCGGGGATAGTCCACCTGGGGGCATGTATAAGCCCCTTTAACGCGTGGCTCGTCCTGCGGGGCTCGGTGACGCTCCCCTTGAGGATGAAAAAGCACTCCGATAACGCCATGAAGGTGGCGAAGTTTCTTCAGTCCCACGAAAAGGTGAACATCGTCCGCTACCCCGGGCTTGAAAGTCATCCCCAGCACGAACTCGCTAAGAAACAGATGACCGGTTTCTCGGGGATGTTGAACTTCAACCTGAAATGCGAGCTCATGGAGAACTTCGATTTTCTGAGCAGGCTGAAGATCATCACCCACGCAGTTTCTCTGGGACACGACCAGTCCCTGATCTTTTTTCTGCCCACGTTCTTTTTCTTCGAGGACATGGTGGTGTTCAACAACGCCCAGAAGGAGAAATACACAAAGCTAATGGGTGATGGGATATACCGGCTGAGCGTGGGAATAGAGGACGCGGATGACCTGATCGACGATCTCAAACAGGCGCTGGAGGGAGTTTAG
- the hypE gene encoding hydrogenase expression/formation protein HypE, translating into MEKKRIVLAHGGGGVLTRELVEEIIVPSIGGSVSALPDAARVPGAEDLYFTTDSFVVKPLFFNGGNIGSLSIHGTVNDLAVSGAEPVAVSFSLIIEEGLEMDTLRRIVESAGRAAAECSVSIITGDTKVVARGDADQLFVNTAGIGIRRHDMGNLGIKEGDAVLINGPIAEHGIAVMSRRKGIDFDIEIESDSAPVWPYVKALLDGGVDIHAMRDPTRGGVAATLVELSGDHGVTTELYEDNIPVRAEVRAACEMLGLDPLSVANEGKLLVFVSASDAEKALEILRATSGGENAEIIGRAVKRRAVSVFLKTCFGGERVVEMPYGEELPRIC; encoded by the coding sequence ATGGAGAAAAAGAGAATAGTATTGGCCCACGGCGGCGGCGGGGTATTGACGCGGGAGCTCGTCGAGGAGATCATCGTTCCATCGATAGGGGGCAGCGTTTCCGCCCTCCCCGACGCGGCAAGGGTCCCCGGGGCGGAAGATCTCTACTTCACCACCGACTCCTTTGTGGTAAAACCCCTCTTCTTTAACGGGGGGAATATCGGGAGCCTGAGCATTCACGGCACGGTAAACGACCTGGCGGTGTCGGGCGCGGAGCCTGTCGCCGTATCTTTTTCTCTGATCATCGAGGAAGGCCTTGAGATGGACACCCTGAGGCGAATTGTCGAGTCGGCCGGAAGGGCGGCAGCGGAGTGCAGCGTCTCCATAATAACAGGCGACACAAAGGTGGTGGCGAGGGGGGATGCGGATCAGCTCTTCGTGAACACCGCCGGAATAGGGATTCGCCGTCATGATATGGGAAACCTCGGCATAAAAGAGGGGGACGCCGTCCTGATCAACGGCCCGATAGCGGAGCACGGGATAGCGGTGATGAGCAGGCGGAAGGGGATCGATTTCGACATCGAGATCGAATCGGACAGCGCGCCGGTCTGGCCCTACGTCAAGGCGCTTTTGGACGGGGGGGTCGATATCCACGCCATGAGGGACCCGACCCGGGGGGGCGTGGCGGCGACCCTGGTGGAGCTCTCCGGGGATCACGGGGTGACCACGGAGCTTTACGAGGATAATATCCCCGTAAGGGCGGAGGTCAGAGCCGCCTGCGAGATGCTGGGCCTCGATCCCCTTTCTGTTGCCAACGAGGGGAAGCTTCTGGTTTTCGTTTCCGCGAGCGACGCCGAAAAGGCCCTCGAGATATTGAGGGCGACAAGTGGGGGTGAAAACGCCGAGATCATAGGAAGGGCTGTTAAGCGCAGGGCGGTTTCGGTTTTTTTAAAGACCTGCTTCGGAGGAGAGAGGGTGGTGGAGATGCCCTACGGCGAGGAGCTTCCCCGAATCTGTTGA